The Cellulophaga sp. L1A9 genome window below encodes:
- a CDS encoding arylesterase has translation MSKDQNKQLHSYLPISVVPKLLKFCYFLMVVLLYSCGDAKTEKVTEAASTTQQTEDTLATDATTKTILCFGDSITAGYGLDDTTNAYPAVVQQKLDSLGLKFTVINSGVSGETTAGGKSRIDWVIKQTPSIFLLELGANDGLRGVALSETRANLQAIIDVVQEKSPNTTIILAGMQLPPNMGMEYTTKFKQLFIDLAEKNNLEFIPFILKDVGGIAALNQKDGIHPNVEGHKILANTVWDVLKPLLKS, from the coding sequence ATGTCCAAGGACCAAAATAAACAATTGCATTCATACCTGCCAATATCAGTAGTACCTAAACTCCTAAAGTTTTGTTATTTTCTAATGGTAGTCCTACTCTACTCTTGTGGTGATGCCAAAACAGAAAAAGTAACAGAAGCTGCAAGCACTACGCAACAAACAGAAGATACCTTAGCTACCGATGCCACAACCAAAACCATTCTGTGTTTTGGTGATAGTATTACAGCAGGTTATGGTCTTGATGATACCACCAATGCCTACCCTGCCGTAGTGCAGCAAAAATTAGATTCCTTAGGTTTAAAATTTACGGTGATTAATTCTGGGGTAAGTGGAGAAACCACTGCTGGAGGCAAAAGTAGAATTGATTGGGTGATTAAACAGACGCCTAGCATATTTTTATTAGAACTTGGTGCTAATGATGGTTTGCGTGGCGTAGCGCTATCTGAAACGCGTGCTAATTTACAAGCAATCATTGATGTGGTGCAAGAGAAAAGTCCCAATACCACAATTATCCTTGCGGGGATGCAATTACCACCCAATATGGGGATGGAGTATACCACTAAATTTAAACAGCTATTTATAGACTTAGCTGAGAAGAATAATTTAGAATTTATTCCTTTTATTTTAAAGGATGTTGGAGGGATTGCTGCGTTAAATCAAAAGGATGGCATTCATCCTAACGTTGAAGGTCATAAAATCTTAGCAAATACTGTTTGGGACGTATTGAAACCTTTGCTAAAGTCTTAA